Within Citrus sinensis cultivar Valencia sweet orange chromosome 1, DVS_A1.0, whole genome shotgun sequence, the genomic segment atatttgtattaaaataatataatacaatgtaATGTACCAAACACATCTTTTGATTATAAACCTACAGGCCTTTGgaccctctttttttttttttttttaaacagtGGTGATGTTTCCCCCCACCTTATAAAATACAATCGGCCCAAACATCCCTTCCAAGCACCCCCGAACCCCCCAAAAAAGAGTAATTTATATAAAGGTCCGTATTATTTgccaatattttaaataaattaattgtttatacaattaattaaataaatccttcataattttcttttcacatttaaatatcttttttttttctttaattcatatCTTGAGCAATAAGGTTGGCTTCCTagaagattaatttaattatttagtgattttaatattacaagACGAAATTGCCCACaatacattttaattaatgtaactTTTTATGATTCTAATATATTATGGCATAATTGCACATAGCTTTTTGGgcttttgattaatttatgttataaaattaaactaattaaattaatattatgttaagGCAATCTTAATGCTCATAAACAATGAAAGAATCTAAGGGACTAAAGAAAAGTAAAGTTTTATAGAGATGAAACTGATtgattatgtaaataaatgatatctttcaaattttagaaaatacaaaGGACTTTGatgttattatttgattagtgAGTTGGGTAAATGATGAATGGATAAAGCcatgataaaattgtaacGGAAATTCTGtcttttaatgaattttaagagttttattttttttatttttaaagaaaaatgtgaaaaCATTAAAACGAAATGTGGGGAACCACCctcttaataaataataagagcAATGATATTctcaaactaaaataaaataagagcaatgataaaataatgtttataAAACCAATGACTAAGACATCAAACATTAGGGAAAGCTACTAGAAAGAACCTGGACTTTCACAACCCcactttgtctttttctttcatcaagAATTCCAATTCCTCAACCAAGCATCTTCAACTCATCTATCTACACATCTCAAACTTCAAAAGCACCAGATTCTCATCTCCAAATTGACCCTAAAAAGCCATGGCCACTCCTCTAAGCCCCACCtccaatttcttcttcttcatattCGCAGCAGCACTCCTTTTCATAGCCTACACATTCCCAAGACAAGAAGCAAAAGAAAGCAACTTAGTCCTGTACGTGCATGACTATTTCACTGGCCGTGACACCTCAGCAATCACCGTCGCTGGAAAAGATGGACCCACATCACATATCCTCCGCTTCGGCACAATCGCGGTTGTAGACGATGCAGTCACCGAGGGCCCCACGATCGATTCCAAACAAATAGGCAGGGCACAAGGCATTTATGTGAACTCTCAGTTAGATGGTAAGGCCTTGTACATGGCTTTCAGTCTTATTTTTACTGACGGAGAATTTAAAGGAAGCACTTTGGAGATTCAAGGATCTGATATCTTTGCAATGAAGCAAAGAGAGTTTGGTGTTGTATCTGGTACTGGGCATTTTAGATTTGTTAAGGGTTATGGGATTATGGAGACTCAGTTCCTTGATGTTGCTAATTTGAATGGTATTATCAAGCTCAATGTAACAGTTAAACATTACTAgtatctttattatttgaatgatAAAAACTTGACCGACTAGCAATGGGCAGGGGCCGCGCGAACGCAGGCCCCCACTGCCACAAATTATGACGTAGGCTCTCCCACTTGGGGAGACCTTAGGGTGGTGCACTCTCCAAGTGCAATAAGAACCACCATCCTAGGCCATGGGCCTTCTTGATCCCCATCGACCCCGCCCAGGTAAGTAAGTTCTAACGCTGATCaaacttctttatttgtatggCGTCAGgtttcttgtttttcaatCTTTTCTCCGATGTGGGATATTTACGCAATGTCGAATAGCTCATATCAAGTCAATATCACGCCATATAAGTTGATTTTCTCAGCAAGCAGGTCATGCAAGGTTGAATCTGTGCAACGTTAACATACCATTTAAGAGGATTCAATGGTcaagcaaattcaaattctttttatgttttttgtttttttctggATCCTTCATGATATATTGATATTGTATCAGGAAACAACAAGTAATTCATCTATGATTTACAATTAAGCCCCACCGGAGTGGCCACCCAATAAATTTGTATCAGTCGACAACCTCCTTGAccagtaaatttattttgatagaaaGAAGACAAAGCAGGACACCATTTAAATTCTCTCAcactacaatatttatttatttaagaataaataatacaaaaaataatgtcaaaaatttCAGTTGTATTGGTAGGGTGCGCCAGGCCCGTTCAGTAGTGCCAGGCAAGGGCGACGCTTGAGAGCCCCGGTAGCAAGCTACCGTATTTAGCTCTCgcccttaaaaaattaatttaatatcgTGTGAGCCATTGGCTCACATATCAGATATTAAACTGATAAGAACAGATACTACACTTGATCTTAGCCAAAAGGCCGAGAAAGGTATGAGATTAGTGATTGCGCATTTGCTTCTTTTATACACAGCTGACCTctccttctttttctctcttaatcAATGTGGTAATTTGGAAACTCTCAGGGAACTCcctctaattaaaattaggcgCTCCACGTTCTCAATTAATACAACTTTTTAACCAATAGCATAGTTTAATGAATGCTTGCTTTATTTCATTGTGTATGAGGGTACAATTAAGTTAGTTTAGGCTCTTGTAGTGAAAATAAACAGTAGGGGTTGAATTTCTCCAATAATTTGACCTCTTGTAATGAAAACAAGAGATTAAGACTTCAATTTCCccaatttatacaattaatagGAAGCTTTTAGTGTTTTACTAACATAAACCGTCAAAATTTGCaccctttctttttctaattaaaaaatagaaattatatttgatcTCCAGTTAATTTGTACACCAAAATACAACGCAAAATTCATCAGAGCACTGTGTTCCTTTTTTGCTTTGAACTGCTCTCCAAGACCTAGATGAGCCATTCAATGGCCAtacaaaacttaaattataagCTCTCCGCCATTAATAATTACTTGTTGGACATATGACAGCAAGCAATTCTACCCACACTTTGCTTACCAATATCCATTTCTTCTCCAGCTCCAATTTGCTCTACTCTTTGGCCAGAATATATACTTGCATCAAAAAGTACAGATTTGCTTCCATCTCCCTTCGCAGTGGCAGGTTTAACATGCGCATTCACTTTAAGAATGTGGTTACAGGCCTCCTTATTGCTATTTTGATCTAAAGAGATATATTGTTTGAATGAtctgggaaaaaaaaaaaccagaaAAAGATTGAAAGATAGTTGGAtgttatatttcattttggtTTTAATATTGGTATGTAAAtaattgtataattaatttgtactCGCTTGTGTAAATAGAAATAATGCCGTCTTGGGAGTTTGTCTGAGTGATTTACAGTTACCCTTCTTTGAATgactcttttaattaaaatccaagGAAATTAAGAGCTAAACAAAtgatttggttttttttcCAGAACCCCTgcttaaaagaaagaaaaaaaaaggagtttGAGGTGGAGTGTGAAGGCTGCTAGTGCTAGCCTaggataaaatatataattgtattTGTTCGCTTATTTAGAAGTAAATAATGAAGGCTATGAGTTCAAAATTAGACTCAACTTTAGAAAGCCAAGTGTGGCAACTGGTAAACGATGCAAGCTCCACGGCACCAAATTATTCTatatattaactaaaaataaagtatCGAATGAACCTTACTCATTCGATAAAAATTAGTCACAAACATAACATAACAATTCAGGATTGATATGTTGCTTGCTTCGGCATTATTAGGTGTTCTCAAACGGTCTCCTCCATCTACATATAAAACACTGTTTCATTATGATCATACAAAAGAAAGGCACTTCAAATTGTTGATTCAATGACATCATAAGAAAACTTAATTAGATCCTATTTAttagtttatgaatttatCTGTTACACTATTGaattaaatgacaaaatcatcattgagaattttctttttttttatttatgtgaaatgaaattaaattcatgtgacggaagaaaaaatatatatggtCATGTATTTGGAAAGATTTGTGACCGCAATATAAGAGTCAATGACAGAGAACCGATTAAATGTTAGATTGTTAGAATACCTAAAATTATTGTCAATAGCAATGCTTTAACTACCTTAAAAAATTGTGAACGAATTATATATAAGCCAAATATGAAACACCAActaacttttttgttttcggaGGATTTCAAACGTTTCGACTTTCAACCACCAAAGTACAAGTTCTTGTGGACCAACGACTTTTTGTTGCTGAGGCTGGTGTTTTTATTGGAACAAAATTGATTCAATTCTATTGATTAAGAGTACCATCAAATTCGTGGGGATTCGCCCCAAGTTCAATTTTAGCCGCCTTTTCTAAAATGATGTTGGTGCAATTGGTgcactaattaaaaattattgtccCACTTAACACTCCATATTGAGGGCCTGAGATTTATCACTGTGCTACAGCCTACAAGGCCCAGCGGCTACAGCCTTCAGGCCCTTCGCTTTACCATGTGCTATTGAGATGGAAAAATATTATCCATTCTTCttcattgcattttcaatACGTACCAACATTGTGTTTTGTTATTGTAGAAGTGTTGTGTTGTCGTGGTACTAtattggttttctttttccgATTGAGAGGTGGTTTTTACTTATAATAATTGAGGTTAGTAGACTAAGTTAACGTTGCAAATTTCCTCCGATGCTTCATGAGATTTTGTTGTATGGACCCATTTATTCTCCTCCTGAATTAGAAATTTATAGTATATGAAGTGATTTTGTGATTAGATGTCACCTTAACTTAGATTTGAATATTAAGCATTATTCtatatgtttatatttaagCCTGATTTGaccttatatttatttctatacATTAATGTATTGTTAGTCATTCTTACTTTAATAACAtgtgttattaattttaaatacgacaacaacaacaataataatgaatgaTCATTAGGAGATCAATAGTACATAGTAATTAAGTAAAGCACTGATATTGATATGTCATGCATGAAAATGATCTTTCATTTAATTCAATGGCGGGAATTAAAAGACATCGAGTAAACAATATGTTTTTGCCATCCGATATTGACTAAACATTGAAGCTAAAGATTCTAATCATAGTGTcatcaaaatgaagaaagtgACTGTAAACAAAAATAGTTGGGTCAACCATAAAAAGAATGAACACGAGGCTCACGAGCCATTAAGCAAAATAGGTTTCGTGCTTAACGATATCATTGACACGAGCAATGGAATCTTTGATACTTTGTAGGACGAAATTAATATAATCTTATAATGAGTCTTCATATTaaagaacaataaaaaataattattcaaatccAATAATATCGACCAGGTGTAATGTCTTCAGAGGGGTTAGTTAACCAGATTGATGTATCAtacatattatatttgttaggcgaaaataaatactaattgACCATTTGCGTGTGGACAAAAAtttggacaaaaaaaaatactcagAAGGCATCGAATTTTGTGACCAACGACAACATAAGACGGTTGTATCGTGATAATCAAATCTCAATCAGAAATTACCAGCTCAAGAAAACCAACTTTTAGAATTCGAGTATTTGGAAACTATATATACGTATTTGTACATATGATAATGTTAATTGAAggaatgtctgaatttttttgggAAACCTAGGGACACCGCtgctgttattattattatttaaagctTTAAATGCCTAACAATCTGTGTTaaccaaaatttgatttacACGTGGGGCCATAAGCTAAGATcacaatgaataataaatttggttAATGTCATGCATTTGTTGACCATCAACACTATCGTTGTCATAGTTCCACCCAAAaagcacccaaaaaaaaaaaattcattatctTATCGAATCGTAAATTCATATGGAGAAAACGACAACTAGTGGGTTACGTTGATGAGTGATGGCATTGTGCAAATTGCAAAAAGAGTGAGTGGTATTTTACCCATACGCTGATATTTCTGGCCACGTCGTCCACTGTAGCTTACGGGGAGGAAACAGTGTAGATTGCTGGCTTTGCAAGTTCTAATCATACGCAATGACAacaaagcaaagcaaaaatTTCCGCGCGCGCGTTACATTATCCTTTTATTAGGAACAAggacatttttttcattaaaatccagtcaaaatctattttgtcacacttaattttattgtcGAACAAACGTCGATTTATTCTATATGTTTTATATTacttaaaatgattttatcagTTCAACCAACCAAATAGCAATACTCACAGCCTAATTCACTGTTTAATTTGGCGACAAATATTGATGACATTAATATTTATGGGTGGGCACTAGTATGGTTTAGTTTTGAATCGAATTAAACCGAtcgatttttttataatgtgttttttttttttttagctttttcttatatctatcttttttttttttttacctttttgaAATTGAACTAAACTAAACCTTAGGTGACATATCATTTATTGAAtagttgataaatttttaaaattttcaagtgattttattatattatttcacCATATAATTGATATATACTACGTCATTtggaatgaaaatttaaaattttctgtaTTAAAGACGAGAGAAATACTCACTTGAGtgcaataatattttttgcttGCTCGTTAAATGTGGTCTCGACTCTACACACATGTATAATTGCCGTCTTAGGAGAGTACCATTTTAGATTAGTAATTGGTGGCAAGATTGTAGTTATCCTCCATCTGAGGGTCgttcacatttttttctaaacttaaatctattacTTTAAGATAGGGATGGGGTTATTTGAATCTATCAAATTTCTCTCAAAAcctatttagaaaaataaattcattattaagagtttaaaatttaaaaatctcaaaaagtcaaaattacCTTTCATtaatctctttctctctttatcGTACAATTACATATTCTCTCTCTACTCCCACATTTTacaaactcatttttttagtttttttagtATACCACAAACTATATCTCATGATTTCTATATATAAGgatcttttttcttcatatgcattaatttttgtgtttggtaaaaattaattttttgatatatATTAACCTTGatgattgataaaaatttattgatatttttttaaaatggtaGTTTTGCTCCTTTTAGTTAGTGATACTAATTATTTgcatctaaaaatatatatctcaatgaatttatgaggatttatgaaattaagaagaagaaaataaataattaattaagtagttttttaaaactatttagataataaaatttttaattaaaaaataatataaggaagaaatttataaactCAAATAGCACTACTCAAACCACTCGTCCAAATTAGATCCAGTCCCTCATAACTACGAGGGTAATGGTTCAAACCCCCATAATATTATTGTGGGGGTTTAATTTCATTCCTTAAATTTAAGTGAATGTAATTTTAGTAattatctgattgtaaatattaattataatatttcaaaatatggaTTGTAATATGAactcatataataataaataaaaaaatagtgctagccaaattaaaatatccGTGCAAAATTTTCCCCCCCAAGCAAACGATTCCTCCCACCAACCACCAACCTGATCGTACCAGCAGCACTTCTCTATCTCAAATACAAATTTGCAGCCTCTaactttttgtaatttcttagaTATAGCCACGGTTTTCCATTAATACCATATTGGTCCTTACTGCTTTCAAAATGACTAAAGTACTCGTAAGTGTTGAGttaggtgtttgttttttagtcTCAATTGTCAAATATGAAGAGTTAAATGAAGGATGTAAAATGTCATATCAGTGACTACTAATCGAGTATTTAAAGTGACTAAACAAAGCATTatcctttatttattatactttTAGATTTGCgtcattataaattttaataaaatagtacCCTCATACATGTATTAACATAAATCATATTCATGAGAACTTAACTCTAGTTTATGAGTAGAGAGGatgcaaataaaacaattaattagagatatttttctaaaaattatttagtaaaatcattattttaggaaaaaatgacgtatttaaaaataacaattttccCTATTAagttggaaaaataaatgttcTTAAGGcttgtttgttaaatgtctaaagttttattttttaaaaaatttacttgtttattttttataatttattttttattttcaattatttgcatatgaatagaaaaaataaatttttgtaacttttatctaatttactaaattagtTAAGTTTAATTGCATTATATAATTATCGTGTGTTTACTTTTAAGAATGATTGTTATTCTTCATTGATATATTTACTTACTAAAAATCCaaaagaatgagaatgaatttTAGGTGGGGCTGACAAACCTAAAAATAAGGAATGAGAATCTCATTTATATGAGAGGTGGGAATAATAATAGGgaataaattgacatttttatccttaaatattaaataaaaaattatttataaaattaaaataattataattatattaatattcataattaacaataataataataatgacaataacaataattgtcgttataataataataatgattattattaattataattaatataataactaaaataattagaatattactattactattatggtaataattattaatatttttaataataattgtcattatcttattataatattataataataatggtaataacaaattttttattataataattgtaataataataatattattaaaaatacttatagtaaaaatatttactctttattttattagtgagCAAGTACATAATTGTACCTAAGGGCATTTTAGTAACTTTAAACAATTTGTTTCAATTACaggataattaaataaattaatgggaATACATCTTATTCTGATTTCTGACTATTATGATTctagaaaagtaaacatatcaTAAGAATtcatttgatataattttttaaataaagcttCTTCGTGTAAATTTAATGATAGAACTTCTAGACATTGAGATTTTAACTTCGTCAGTTTTCAATCatattttaccaaaaaaaaattaaaatcacttCAACATACAAGTTTTTTAAGGTTATGTTATAAGAGAAATGAGAAagtattgtaaaaataatatgagagtaatttgtataatttaattcatttttccaaaaagaaaaaaaaatgaagcttCTTCGTGTAAATGATAGAACTTTTAGACATTGAGATTTTAACTTCGTCAGTTTTCAATCAtattttacccaaaaaaattaaaatcacctCAATATACAAGTTTTTTAAGGTTATGTTATAAGAGAA encodes:
- the LOC102618859 gene encoding dirigent protein 11-like; the protein is MATPLSPTSNFFFFIFAAALLFIAYTFPRQEAKESNLVLYVHDYFTGRDTSAITVAGKDGPTSHILRFGTIAVVDDAVTEGPTIDSKQIGRAQGIYVNSQLDGKALYMAFSLIFTDGEFKGSTLEIQGSDIFAMKQREFGVVSGTGHFRFVKGYGIMETQFLDVANLNGIIKLNVTVKHY